From one Flavobacterium sp. N502536 genomic stretch:
- a CDS encoding TolC family protein — protein MRKLCAFLLVLFGPVVLAQKTVTLQDCESQFLKNNLFLLASQYNIDASKALTIQARIWDNPSVTAELNAYNPERNQYFDIGKQGQKAFGIEQLIYLGGKKRNEVKLAQTNEQLAELQFNDLLRTLKLQLRKSFYTVYYNKKSLETTDNQLAHIEDLISSYTVQVQKGNLPLRDLVRLQSLYLNFKNERMEVVNENIEEQANLKLLLNSAENVIPEVSKEEFNKYLKTVPFDLKTFQDEAIANRPDYLAKQKDIEANEINVKWQKALAVPDITVGATYDQRSGAFNREANLTLGIPLPLWNKNKGNIKYAKTILEQSKVEKQNFDLQLQTEITSAWNKWEESRKNYVVIKPTVNSDFEAVYNGILTNFQKRNISLLEFTDFMESYNQAAIQVNELKKKVILSGEELNSTINKDLF, from the coding sequence ATGAGAAAACTCTGTGCATTCCTACTTGTACTTTTCGGTCCGGTAGTTTTGGCTCAAAAAACAGTCACCCTTCAGGACTGTGAAAGCCAATTTCTTAAAAACAACCTCTTTTTGTTGGCATCACAATACAATATCGATGCTTCTAAAGCACTAACCATTCAGGCCCGAATTTGGGACAATCCCTCAGTAACGGCAGAACTTAATGCCTACAACCCCGAAAGAAATCAGTATTTTGATATCGGAAAGCAAGGGCAAAAAGCATTTGGTATAGAGCAGTTAATTTACTTAGGCGGAAAAAAACGCAATGAAGTTAAGCTGGCTCAAACCAATGAACAATTGGCCGAATTACAGTTTAATGATTTGTTAAGAACTTTAAAACTGCAATTAAGAAAGAGTTTCTACACGGTGTACTACAACAAAAAAAGTCTTGAAACTACCGACAATCAGCTTGCTCATATCGAAGATTTGATCAGTTCATATACGGTGCAGGTACAAAAAGGCAATCTTCCTTTACGAGATCTTGTGCGTTTGCAATCGCTGTATTTGAATTTCAAAAATGAGCGTATGGAAGTGGTCAATGAGAACATTGAAGAACAGGCCAACTTAAAATTGCTTTTAAATTCAGCCGAAAACGTAATTCCGGAAGTCTCTAAAGAAGAGTTTAATAAATACCTGAAAACCGTTCCTTTTGATCTTAAAACCTTTCAGGATGAAGCTATTGCAAATCGTCCGGATTATTTAGCCAAACAAAAGGATATTGAAGCCAATGAAATAAATGTAAAATGGCAAAAAGCACTTGCTGTTCCTGATATTACTGTTGGCGCCACTTACGATCAGCGCAGTGGAGCTTTTAACAGAGAAGCCAATCTGACCCTTGGAATTCCATTGCCTCTTTGGAACAAAAACAAGGGAAATATTAAATATGCGAAAACAATTTTAGAGCAATCAAAAGTTGAAAAGCAAAATTTTGACCTGCAACTGCAAACCGAAATTACATCGGCATGGAACAAATGGGAAGAATCCCGTAAAAACTATGTGGTCATCAAACCAACTGTAAATTCAGACTTTGAGGCCGTTTACAATGGAATCCTGACCAACTTTCAGAAAAGAAATATCAGTTTATTAGAATTTACCGATTTTATGGAAAGTTACAATCAGGCCGCTATTCAGGTAAACGAACTAAAGAAAAAAGTAATTCTTTCAGGCGAAGAATTAAACAGTACCATCAACAAAGACTTATTCTAA
- a CDS encoding efflux RND transporter periplasmic adaptor subunit, with protein sequence MKYKLLIGIALVSLSLVSCKKEVENPETNTSFALSESMLKTTTTAEAVTQPVKNVLSFYGKITADNNKMIDVYPLVGGNVIKVNVELGDYVRKGQVLATIKSTDIADFEKQSIDAKNDLLVAKNHLKVAQELFDGKLNSESDVLQAKSEVNKAQSQLSKVQETYKIYNIKAGSIYEVTAPISGFIIQKSINQDMLLRNDRSENIFDIAEISEVWALANINEIDINKVKLGIDADVTTLSYPDKVFKGKVDKIFNVIDPETKAMQARIKLENPGYMLKPDMNANIKLSYSEAQSMIAVPSKAIVFDKSKNFVMIFKDRHNIETRQVDIYRVVGDVTYISKGLKENEKVITNNQLFIYRALNE encoded by the coding sequence ATGAAATATAAACTACTAATAGGAATTGCTCTCGTGAGTTTATCCCTCGTAAGCTGCAAAAAAGAAGTTGAAAATCCGGAAACAAATACCTCTTTTGCTTTAAGCGAATCGATGCTAAAAACTACTACAACAGCGGAGGCAGTTACACAACCGGTAAAAAATGTATTGAGTTTTTACGGAAAAATTACTGCCGATAATAACAAAATGATTGATGTTTACCCTCTTGTGGGTGGAAATGTCATTAAAGTAAATGTCGAACTTGGAGATTATGTACGCAAAGGACAAGTTCTGGCTACTATAAAAAGTACCGATATTGCCGATTTTGAAAAGCAATCTATCGATGCCAAGAATGATTTACTGGTGGCTAAAAATCATTTAAAAGTAGCACAGGAATTATTTGACGGAAAATTAAATTCTGAAAGCGATGTACTTCAGGCAAAATCAGAAGTAAATAAAGCGCAATCACAATTGAGTAAAGTTCAGGAAACCTATAAAATTTACAATATAAAAGCAGGTTCTATTTATGAAGTTACGGCACCAATTAGCGGTTTTATCATTCAAAAAAGCATCAATCAGGATATGCTTTTGCGAAATGACCGCTCTGAGAACATCTTTGACATTGCCGAGATCAGCGAAGTTTGGGCATTGGCAAACATCAATGAAATTGATATCAACAAAGTAAAACTGGGTATTGATGCCGATGTAACTACACTAAGTTATCCTGATAAAGTTTTTAAAGGAAAAGTAGATAAAATCTTCAATGTGATTGACCCTGAGACCAAAGCCATGCAGGCACGTATAAAACTGGAAAATCCAGGTTATATGCTGAAACCCGATATGAATGCGAACATTAAGTTATCGTATAGCGAAGCTCAATCTATGATAGCCGTACCCAGTAAAGCGATTGTTTTTGATAAAAGTAAAAACTTTGTCATGATTTTTAAAGATCGTCATAACATTGAGACCCGACAAGTAGACATTTACAGAGTCGTAGGCGATGTAACCTATATTTCGAAAGGCCTGAAAGAAAATGAAAAAGTAATTACCAACAATCAGTTATTTATCTATCGTGCCTTAAACGAATAA
- a CDS encoding carbohydrate porin: MEKSVKILGFATLFISTLSFSQETDSIRKYSLGFQMTSIYQYHPAFHANYSGTNSMSPEAEGALSLTSTLYLDVPLWKGATLTFNPEMSGGEGLSQARGLGGFPNGETFRIGDTKPVVYVARMLLEQKFQFKNNQSLQLVFGKFGLSDYFDTNRYSHDPRTQFLNWALMTHGAWDYAANTRGYTDGLYANYQLDSWQLRASWSALPTNANGPNVEFRFKDSNAINVEIEKQLTFQNKDTGTIKLLGFRNTAGMGNYNEANSNFTTIPDIKSTRQNGRTKYGIGLNMDYTHGDSWGLFARMSYNDGKNETWAFTEIDRSAQLGMNLNGKMWNRTNDFAGIAIVANGLSNPHKQYQKLGGNGFMIGDSTLNYGVEQIVEVYYSFLVPNTHITLSPDYQFAMNPAYNKDRGPVQFFALRFHTEF; encoded by the coding sequence ATGGAAAAGTCTGTAAAAATATTGGGTTTTGCCACGTTATTTATTTCAACACTATCCTTTTCGCAAGAAACTGATTCGATACGAAAATATAGTCTGGGATTTCAAATGACGTCTATCTATCAATACCATCCGGCTTTTCATGCTAATTATTCCGGGACCAACAGTATGTCGCCCGAAGCCGAAGGTGCTCTGTCCTTAACATCAACCTTGTATCTCGATGTTCCGCTTTGGAAAGGCGCTACCCTAACTTTTAATCCTGAAATGTCAGGAGGCGAAGGTTTGTCTCAGGCCAGAGGTTTGGGCGGTTTTCCTAACGGCGAAACTTTTAGAATTGGAGATACTAAACCAGTTGTTTATGTGGCCAGAATGCTTTTGGAACAAAAATTTCAATTTAAAAACAACCAATCCTTACAATTGGTTTTTGGAAAATTTGGACTATCCGACTATTTTGATACCAATCGCTACTCGCACGATCCCAGAACACAATTTTTAAATTGGGCCCTAATGACACATGGAGCGTGGGATTATGCTGCAAACACCCGCGGATATACCGATGGATTATATGCGAATTACCAATTGGACTCCTGGCAGCTAAGAGCTTCATGGTCGGCTTTGCCTACCAATGCTAACGGTCCAAATGTTGAGTTTCGTTTTAAAGATTCTAACGCCATAAACGTAGAAATTGAAAAGCAGCTGACCTTTCAAAATAAAGATACCGGAACCATTAAATTGTTAGGTTTTAGAAATACAGCCGGGATGGGGAATTACAACGAAGCCAATTCAAACTTCACCACAATTCCGGATATAAAAAGTACCAGACAAAATGGACGCACCAAGTATGGCATTGGTTTAAACATGGATTATACACACGGAGATAGTTGGGGACTGTTTGCCCGAATGAGTTATAACGACGGTAAAAATGAAACCTGGGCTTTTACAGAGATTGACCGATCGGCACAGTTGGGAATGAACCTGAACGGAAAAATGTGGAACCGAACCAATGATTTTGCCGGTATTGCCATAGTCGCCAACGGATTATCGAATCCACACAAACAGTATCAAAAGCTCGGGGGAAATGGTTTTATGATTGGTGACAGTACGCTGAATTATGGTGTCGAACAAATTGTGGAGGTGTACTATTCGTTTTTAGTTCCTAATACTCATATTACACTTTCGCCGGATTACCAGTTTGCCATGAATCCTGCCTATAATAAAGACAGAGGCCCGGTTCAGTTTTTTGCCTTGCGTTTTCATACCGAATTCTAA
- a CDS encoding ankyrin repeat domain-containing protein — MKNSIIYLGVALVAFANVSMASNQTSVVKPQLEIVNSFSTPLNVAVSKGDLDFVKKLLEYGADVNEMSEGLSPLMIAARYNKVDILKVLLAKGADASARNEKGFTALKYAQLSNAAEAIAILKDLK, encoded by the coding sequence ATGAAAAATTCAATCATTTATTTAGGAGTTGCTTTAGTAGCATTTGCAAATGTCTCAATGGCATCAAATCAAACATCAGTTGTGAAACCACAATTGGAAATTGTAAATAGTTTTTCAACACCGCTAAATGTCGCAGTTAGTAAAGGAGATTTAGATTTCGTTAAAAAATTATTAGAATATGGAGCTGACGTAAACGAGATGTCAGAAGGTTTATCGCCTTTAATGATCGCCGCACGTTATAACAAAGTGGATATTTTGAAAGTGTTATTAGCAAAAGGAGCTGATGCTTCTGCTAGAAATGAAAAAGGTTTTACCGCTTTAAAATATGCACAATTATCAAATGCTGCAGAAGCTATAGCCATTTTAAAAGATTTAAAATAA
- a CDS encoding SRPBCC family protein, translated as MKILKKILILLILIVAVVLIAAYFMPKNYAIEREITINKPVDSVFNYVRSLKNQNEFSVWANLDPKMKSTYKGTDGSVGSISAWESQVKEVGEGEQEITKITEGKRIDFALRFKKPMDDTAIGFMSTETAPGNQTKVKWGISGVIPYPMNIMLPMMKMDQMIGNDLQKGLENLKTKMEE; from the coding sequence ATGAAAATCCTAAAAAAAATTCTGATCCTTTTAATTCTTATTGTTGCTGTCGTTTTGATTGCAGCTTATTTTATGCCTAAAAATTATGCTATAGAAAGAGAGATTACCATCAACAAACCTGTTGACAGTGTTTTTAATTATGTGAGATCTCTTAAAAATCAAAATGAATTTAGCGTTTGGGCCAACCTCGATCCCAAAATGAAATCGACTTATAAAGGAACTGATGGTAGCGTTGGTTCAATCTCGGCTTGGGAAAGTCAGGTAAAAGAAGTTGGTGAAGGCGAACAGGAAATTACCAAGATTACAGAAGGCAAACGCATTGACTTTGCCCTGCGTTTCAAAAAACCAATGGATGATACTGCGATAGGTTTTATGTCGACAGAAACCGCACCGGGAAATCAAACCAAAGTAAAATGGGGCATCAGTGGCGTTATTCCTTACCCAATGAATATTATGCTGCCTATGATGAAAATGGACCAAATGATTGGTAACGACCTGCAAAAAGGTTTGGAAAACTTAAAAACCAAAATGGAAGAATAA
- a CDS encoding phosphoribosylaminoimidazolesuccinocarboxamide synthase: MSNTITTTNFSFPNQKSVYRGKVREVYNINDDLLVMVATDRLSAFDVVLPKGIPYKGQILNQIATKFMELTQDIVPNWLIATPDPNVAVGHLCEPFKVEMVIRGYVSGHAAREYAAGKRQICGVTMAEGLKENDKFPEPIITPTTKADNGSHDEDISREDILSKGIVSEEDYLVLEKYTRALFQRGTEIAASRGLILVDTKYEFGKTKEGVIVLIDEIHTPDSSRYFYADGYQERQEKGEEQKQLSKEFVRRWLIENGFQGQEGQQIPDMTDEYIQSVSERYIELYENILGEKFVKADIDNIDQRIDKNVLEYLSGK, from the coding sequence ATGAGTAATACAATCACAACTACAAACTTCAGTTTCCCAAATCAGAAATCGGTTTACCGCGGAAAAGTAAGAGAGGTTTACAATATCAATGACGATCTTTTAGTAATGGTAGCAACCGACAGACTTTCGGCTTTTGATGTGGTTTTGCCAAAGGGAATTCCGTACAAAGGACAAATCCTGAATCAGATTGCAACAAAATTTATGGAGTTAACACAGGATATTGTACCAAACTGGTTGATCGCAACTCCGGATCCTAATGTAGCTGTGGGACATTTATGTGAACCTTTTAAAGTAGAAATGGTGATTCGTGGATATGTTTCAGGACACGCTGCTCGTGAATATGCTGCCGGAAAAAGACAAATCTGCGGCGTTACAATGGCAGAAGGTTTAAAGGAGAACGATAAATTTCCGGAACCTATTATTACACCAACTACAAAAGCAGATAATGGCTCTCACGACGAAGATATTTCGCGTGAAGATATTTTATCAAAAGGAATTGTTTCTGAAGAAGATTACCTTGTTTTAGAAAAATACACCCGTGCTTTGTTTCAAAGAGGAACTGAAATAGCAGCAAGCCGTGGCTTAATTTTGGTAGATACTAAATATGAGTTTGGAAAAACAAAAGAAGGGGTTATTGTTTTAATTGATGAAATCCATACACCTGATTCTTCTCGTTATTTCTATGCTGATGGATATCAGGAAAGACAGGAAAAAGGAGAGGAGCAAAAACAATTGTCAAAAGAGTTTGTGCGTCGCTGGTTGATCGAAAATGGATTTCAAGGTCAGGAAGGACAACAAATTCCGGATATGACAGACGAATATATCCAATCCGTTTCAGAGCGATACATCGAATTGTACGAGAATATTTTAGGAGAAAAGTTTGTAAAAGCTGATATCGATAATATTGACCAACGTATCGATAAAAATGTATTAGAGTATCTTTCAGGAAAATAA
- a CDS encoding GNAT family N-acetyltransferase — protein MDKLIYKVENSDYTALMRVWESSVKATHDFLTNEDFEFYKKLIPGFFEHVTLHGVKNEAGEIIAFMGTNDENLEMLFVSANEIGKGIGKELLLHAIQNLNVTKVDVNKDNIQALEFYQHFGFEVKSVSDVDGCGKPYPILHMELTNA, from the coding sequence TTGGATAAACTGATTTACAAAGTAGAAAATAGCGATTATACGGCATTAATGCGTGTTTGGGAATCTTCTGTGAAGGCTACACACGATTTTTTAACGAACGAAGATTTTGAATTTTATAAAAAGTTGATTCCGGGCTTCTTTGAGCACGTAACATTGCATGGCGTAAAAAATGAGGCAGGGGAGATTATTGCTTTTATGGGAACAAATGACGAAAATCTGGAAATGTTATTTGTTTCGGCAAATGAGATTGGAAAAGGTATTGGAAAAGAACTTTTACTGCATGCTATTCAAAATTTAAACGTGACAAAAGTTGATGTTAATAAAGATAATATACAAGCTTTGGAATTCTATCAGCATTTTGGTTTTGAAGTAAAATCTGTTTCTGATGTAGACGGTTGCGGAAAACCATATCCGATTTTACATATGGAATTAACAAATGCATAA
- a CDS encoding S9 family peptidase has translation MEVFITDDGYNQTPNTKDKVSTANLVKTKFGIYSVAKDSVYFVNFSTLSHIQDHPKYYESYDNLKNKAKEDRLITAQAPVYNENGSLAIVELRSQDNKDRWLVSLNPENGSFKEIEHQHDDAWIAGPGIPSYSFDSGVLGFLADNETIYFQSEATGYSHLYTYNLKTGKKTQLTSGNWEVRDVTLSNDKKTFYVTTNTTHPGNRNFYKLPAAGGTLEPILTKDGAHEVVVSPDEKSLLVRYSYKNIPWDFYIADNKKNTSLQQISSSVSESFKEYKWREPEVITFKAQDGTPVNARLYTPKTENANKAAIIFVHGAGYLQNAHNYWSNYYREYMFHNLLTDLGYTVLDIDYRGSDGYGRDFRTGIYRFMGGKDLSDHLDGKKYLVEKYGIDANRVGIYGGSYGGFITLMGMLTTPGEFASGAALRSVTDWAHYNHGYTGNILNFPETDPEAYKKSSPIYFADNLKGNLVMLHGMVDDNVEYKDIVRLSQRFIELQKKNWSLASFPVEAHGFKETYSWIDEYSRILNLFNSTLLKK, from the coding sequence ATGGAAGTTTTTATAACGGATGACGGTTATAATCAAACTCCGAATACAAAGGACAAGGTTTCGACGGCAAATTTGGTAAAAACGAAATTCGGAATTTACTCTGTTGCAAAAGACAGTGTTTACTTTGTTAATTTCTCAACTTTGAGCCATATTCAGGATCATCCGAAGTACTATGAATCTTACGACAATTTAAAAAATAAAGCTAAGGAAGACCGTTTAATTACAGCACAGGCTCCTGTGTATAATGAAAATGGCTCTTTGGCAATTGTTGAACTTAGAAGTCAGGATAACAAAGACAGATGGCTGGTAAGTTTGAATCCGGAGAACGGATCGTTTAAAGAAATTGAGCATCAGCATGACGATGCCTGGATTGCCGGTCCCGGAATCCCATCTTATTCATTCGATTCGGGAGTTCTAGGCTTTTTAGCAGATAATGAAACCATTTATTTCCAGTCAGAGGCTACAGGTTATTCACATTTGTATACGTACAACCTAAAAACGGGAAAGAAGACGCAATTAACCAGTGGAAATTGGGAAGTTCGTGATGTGACCCTGTCCAATGATAAAAAGACATTTTATGTAACAACCAACACTACACATCCGGGAAACAGAAATTTTTATAAATTACCTGCTGCCGGTGGTACTTTGGAGCCTATTTTAACCAAAGACGGTGCTCATGAAGTGGTGGTTTCTCCTGATGAAAAATCACTTTTAGTACGTTATTCGTATAAAAATATTCCTTGGGACTTTTATATCGCTGACAATAAAAAGAATACTAGTTTACAACAAATTTCATCTTCTGTTTCTGAAAGTTTCAAAGAATACAAATGGAGAGAACCGGAGGTAATTACTTTCAAAGCACAGGACGGAACTCCTGTAAACGCGAGATTGTATACACCAAAAACGGAAAATGCCAACAAAGCGGCCATCATTTTTGTTCACGGTGCGGGTTACCTGCAAAATGCACACAATTATTGGAGCAACTATTACAGAGAGTATATGTTTCATAATTTACTAACTGATTTAGGTTACACGGTTCTGGATATAGATTACAGAGGAAGTGATGGTTACGGACGCGATTTCAGAACCGGAATTTACCGTTTTATGGGAGGAAAAGATTTGTCAGATCATCTAGATGGTAAAAAATACTTAGTTGAAAAATACGGAATCGATGCCAACAGAGTGGGTATTTATGGTGGATCATACGGTGGCTTTATTACTTTAATGGGAATGTTAACCACTCCTGGTGAATTTGCTTCGGGTGCAGCCTTACGTTCTGTTACGGATTGGGCGCATTACAATCACGGATATACCGGAAACATTCTGAACTTCCCTGAAACAGATCCGGAAGCCTACAAAAAAAGCTCTCCAATTTATTTTGCGGATAATTTAAAAGGAAATCTGGTAATGTTACACGGAATGGTAGACGATAATGTAGAATATAAAGACATTGTTCGTTTGTCACAGCGTTTTATCGAACTTCAAAAGAAGAACTGGAGTCTGGCTTCATTTCCTGTTGAAGCACACGGATTTAAAGAAACCTATTCCTGGATTGACGAATACAGCAGAATCCTGAATTTGTTTAATTCGACATTATTGAAAAAGTAG
- a CDS encoding Cof-type HAD-IIB family hydrolase has protein sequence MTKLKNIKVVVSDLDGTLLNPQHRISDYTKSIFQELHHQNYLIVVATGRHHLDAMAIVATLEVPVYLVSSNGARIHSPEKEELFAFDLKSDVVKAALNVDIDPEITVVLFKENVWQTNRVNERLNAFQAELKYRPELVDYKTLEDFGAIKIFFSHENHEKLVALKDAILANSSSDLHHAFSLPTCLEFMDKSVDKAVAIQRVLEKEGFSLEEAVSFGDGFNDVQMLASTGKGLIMGNAPALLKETLPELEVIKTNAEDGVASYIASKILNKELAVN, from the coding sequence ATGACAAAGCTTAAAAATATAAAAGTTGTAGTAAGTGACTTAGACGGAACTTTACTCAACCCTCAACACCGAATATCAGATTACACCAAATCAATTTTTCAGGAACTACACCATCAAAATTATCTTATCGTAGTAGCTACAGGTCGTCATCATCTTGATGCGATGGCTATTGTTGCAACGCTTGAAGTTCCGGTTTATCTCGTAAGCTCAAATGGAGCAAGGATTCATTCTCCTGAAAAAGAAGAACTTTTTGCGTTCGATTTAAAAAGCGACGTGGTAAAGGCAGCTTTAAATGTGGATATTGACCCGGAAATTACAGTAGTTTTGTTCAAAGAAAATGTTTGGCAAACCAATAGGGTAAATGAAAGACTAAATGCTTTTCAAGCCGAATTAAAATACCGTCCGGAATTAGTAGATTATAAGACGCTGGAAGATTTTGGAGCCATTAAAATATTCTTTTCTCATGAGAATCACGAAAAATTAGTAGCCTTAAAAGATGCTATTTTGGCCAATTCATCCAGTGATTTGCACCATGCTTTTAGTTTACCAACCTGTTTGGAATTCATGGATAAATCGGTTGATAAAGCCGTTGCGATCCAGCGTGTTTTAGAAAAAGAAGGATTTTCTCTGGAAGAAGCAGTTTCGTTTGGTGATGGCTTTAATGATGTACAAATGTTAGCGTCAACCGGAAAAGGTTTAATTATGGGAAATGCCCCGGCTTTGTTAAAAGAAACGTTACCGGAACTGGAAGTAATTAAAACCAATGCCGAAGATGGAGTTGCCAGCTATATCGCTTCAAAGATTCTGAATAAAGAATTGGCTGTGAATTAA
- a CDS encoding DUF1801 domain-containing protein: MKQLDDFYLKQEEPIKGIFLAVKEIILKQDPDITNVLKYGMPFFCYKGKMFCYLWTHKKYKQPYIGIVEGKHFEEPFLLQEARSRMKIMLLDAEEDLPIERIERILQQALNLYKSGIVKV, from the coding sequence ATGAAACAACTGGATGATTTCTACCTAAAACAAGAAGAACCTATAAAAGGGATCTTTCTTGCTGTAAAAGAAATTATTCTCAAACAAGACCCTGATATTACCAACGTTTTAAAATACGGAATGCCTTTTTTTTGTTACAAAGGAAAAATGTTTTGTTATTTATGGACGCACAAAAAATACAAACAGCCTTATATCGGAATTGTAGAAGGAAAACATTTTGAGGAACCGTTTTTACTTCAGGAAGCCCGATCCAGAATGAAAATTATGCTGCTCGATGCTGAGGAAGATTTGCCCATAGAAAGGATTGAAAGGATTCTGCAACAAGCTTTAAATTTATATAAAAGCGGAATTGTTAAAGTTTAA
- a CDS encoding S-adenosyl-l-methionine hydroxide adenosyltransferase family protein: MSIITLTTDYGLKDHFVGSLKGKILSEYPEVTLVDISHDIDPFNTAEASYVIGAAYLSFPKGTVHLIGVDIERNKENQHIAMQWNDHYFICADNGILSMLTQKIVPQKIVAVNIHDRFPSEFSDLDIFIKVACHISKGGLLNVIGKEIKEIKQITELQPVVASDNNSIKGYVIYIDHFGNVVTNISKRQFTEVAKGRSYEIVMKPKSIKTILPNYSAIASSEKYPIKTYEGEKLAIFNEAGFLEIAIFRSNPSKVGSAKSLLGLNYRDVITIKFL; encoded by the coding sequence ATGTCAATAATTACCCTCACTACCGATTACGGCTTAAAGGACCACTTTGTTGGTTCGCTAAAGGGTAAAATACTATCTGAGTATCCAGAGGTTACACTTGTTGACATTTCGCATGACATTGACCCATTTAACACAGCCGAAGCAAGTTACGTTATCGGCGCAGCCTATTTAAGCTTTCCCAAAGGAACTGTTCACCTGATTGGAGTGGATATCGAACGCAATAAAGAAAACCAGCATATTGCCATGCAATGGAACGATCACTACTTTATTTGTGCCGATAATGGTATTTTGAGCATGCTTACGCAAAAGATTGTTCCGCAAAAAATTGTTGCTGTCAACATCCACGACCGATTCCCAAGTGAATTTAGTGATTTGGATATTTTTATAAAAGTAGCCTGCCACATTTCCAAAGGAGGTTTACTTAATGTTATTGGTAAAGAAATTAAAGAAATCAAGCAAATCACAGAGCTACAGCCTGTAGTGGCCAGTGACAACAACTCTATAAAAGGATATGTAATCTATATCGATCATTTTGGAAATGTGGTCACCAATATTTCTAAAAGACAATTTACAGAAGTTGCAAAAGGCCGATCCTATGAAATTGTAATGAAGCCCAAAAGCATCAAGACTATTTTACCCAATTATTCTGCAATTGCGAGTTCGGAAAAGTATCCGATAAAAACTTATGAAGGCGAAAAGCTAGCGATTTTTAACGAAGCCGGCTTTCTTGAAATTGCCATTTTCAGAAGCAATCCTTCCAAGGTGGGCTCTGCCAAAAGTTTGTTAGGATTGAATTACAGAGATGTGATTACGATTAAATTTTTGTAA
- a CDS encoding putative quinol monooxygenase, with amino-acid sequence MFVRIVKMSFHEEKIPDFLENFESVKDKIRKADGNRFLELYQDKNDKCIFFTYSYWETEEDLENYRQSELFNTVWDFTKKLFNAKPEAWSVDKLVSLN; translated from the coding sequence ATGTTTGTTCGAATAGTAAAAATGAGTTTTCACGAAGAAAAAATTCCTGATTTTCTGGAGAATTTCGAAAGTGTGAAAGACAAAATACGAAAAGCAGATGGAAATCGGTTCTTAGAGCTGTATCAGGATAAAAATGACAAATGCATTTTTTTTACCTATAGTTACTGGGAAACCGAAGAGGATTTGGAAAATTACAGACAATCTGAACTTTTTAATACGGTTTGGGACTTTACCAAAAAACTTTTTAATGCCAAACCTGAAGCGTGGAGCGTGGATAAGCTGGTGAGTTTAAATTAG
- the gldF gene encoding gliding motility-associated ABC transporter permease subunit GldF, with product MKSIILREIKSFFGSPIGYLVIAIFLISNGLFLWVFEGDYNILNTGYADLTPFFTLAPWILIFLIPAVTMRSFSDEKKQGTLELLLTKPLSIWEIVNGKFLGSFLLIVLAIIPTLIYVKVISNLGSPEGNIDMGSTIGSYFGLLFLIAAYSAIGIFTSTLSENQIVAFILSVFLCFILYFGFEGLASLIPGSSAIVSTLGMQDHFKSMSRGVIDTRDVVYFLSITVLFLSFTVYQLKSFKA from the coding sequence ATGAAATCAATCATTTTAAGAGAAATAAAATCCTTTTTTGGTTCTCCTATTGGCTATCTGGTCATTGCCATTTTCTTAATCAGCAATGGATTATTCTTATGGGTATTTGAAGGAGATTACAATATATTAAACACCGGTTATGCCGATTTAACTCCGTTTTTCACCTTAGCTCCGTGGATTTTAATTTTCCTGATTCCGGCGGTTACCATGAGAAGCTTTTCTGATGAAAAAAAACAAGGAACCCTTGAACTGTTATTGACGAAACCCTTATCGATTTGGGAAATCGTAAACGGAAAATTCCTGGGCTCATTCCTGTTAATTGTTTTAGCCATTATCCCAACACTTATTTACGTAAAAGTAATTTCGAACTTAGGATCTCCTGAAGGAAATATCGACATGGGAAGCACTATTGGTTCTTACTTCGGATTATTGTTTCTGATTGCTGCTTATTCTGCAATCGGGATCTTTACCTCTACCCTGTCCGAGAATCAGATCGTTGCTTTTATTCTTTCGGTTTTTCTATGTTTTATTCTTTATTTTGGTTTTGAAGGTCTGGCTTCGTTGATTCCGGGATCTTCTGCTATTGTTTCGACACTTGGCATGCAGGATCATTTTAAAAGTATGAGTCGGGGCGTAATCGATACCCGTGATGTGGTTTATTTTTTAAGCATCACTGTATTGTTTCTGTCATTTACTGTTTATCAATTAAAATCTTTTAAAGCGTAA